The Methanofervidicoccus abyssi genome includes a region encoding these proteins:
- a CDS encoding adenylosuccinate synthetase, with translation MTCTIVVGGQWGDEGKGKIISYLCSKDNPSIVARGGVGPNAGHTVEVNGKKYGIRMVPTGFPNRASILAIGAGVLVDPEVLLKEIEMLNEFRVGERLIVDYNCGIIESRHREIDRSDNHLAKEIGTTGTGCGPANVDRVMRVLKLAKDVESLKPYLGDVSERINEALDRGENVLIEGTQGTLLSLYHGTYPYVTSKDTTASSFAADVGIGPTRVDEVIVVFKSYPTRVGEGPFPTEMPIEEAERLNLVEYGTVTGRRRRVGYFDYKLARRVCRLNGATQIAITCLDKYDRRCYGITRYEDLSEKGKSFIEKIEEETGVPVTLVSTGPELHQTIDRRE, from the coding sequence ATGACATGCACAATAGTTGTAGGTGGTCAGTGGGGAGATGAAGGTAAAGGTAAAATCATCAGTTACCTATGTAGTAAAGATAACCCTTCTATTGTAGCAAGAGGAGGAGTAGGCCCAAATGCAGGACATACTGTAGAGGTAAACGGTAAAAAATACGGTATAAGGATGGTTCCTACAGGGTTTCCCAATAGGGCTTCTATACTGGCTATTGGGGCTGGGGTGCTGGTAGATCCAGAAGTTCTTTTAAAGGAAATAGAAATGCTTAATGAGTTCAGGGTAGGAGAGAGATTAATAGTAGATTACAACTGTGGTATTATAGAGAGTAGACACAGGGAGATAGATAGATCTGACAATCATCTAGCTAAAGAGATAGGTACCACTGGGACAGGTTGTGGTCCTGCAAATGTAGATAGAGTTATGAGAGTATTGAAACTTGCCAAGGATGTAGAATCCCTAAAACCTTACCTTGGAGATGTTTCTGAGAGAATAAACGAGGCCTTAGATAGAGGAGAAAATGTTCTAATAGAAGGTACCCAAGGTACTTTACTCTCTCTCTACCACGGGACCTATCCTTATGTAACTTCCAAAGATACAACAGCTTCCTCCTTTGCAGCAGATGTGGGGATAGGGCCCACAAGAGTAGATGAAGTTATAGTTGTCTTTAAATCCTATCCAACAAGGGTAGGAGAAGGTCCTTTTCCCACAGAGATGCCCATCGAAGAGGCTGAAAGGCTGAACCTCGTAGAGTATGGGACAGTCACTGGACGTAGAAGGAGAGTGGGCTACTTCGACTATAAACTGGCTAGGAGAGTCTGTAGGTTAAACGGTGCTACCCAGATAGCGATTACCTGTTTAGACAAGTATGACAGGAGATGTTATGGTATTACAAGGTACGAGGATCTCTCCGAGAAGGGAAAGAGTTTTATAGAAAAGATAGAGGAAGAGACCGGTGTCCCTGTGACCCTCGTCTCTACCGGACCTGAATTACATCAAACTATTGATAGAAGAGAATAA
- a CDS encoding 4Fe-4S binding protein, translating to MRINYERCGYCGACVGVCKSMAIELIENRVVIYEDRCKRCKACIIVCPLKALEE from the coding sequence ATGAGAATAAACTACGAGAGATGTGGATACTGTGGAGCCTGTGTAGGGGTATGTAAAAGTATGGCTATAGAGTTGATAGAGAATAGAGTTGTTATATACGAGGATAGATGTAAAAGATGTAAAGCATGTATAATAGTCTGTCCATTAAAGGCATTGGAGGAATAA
- a CDS encoding geranylgeranyl reductase family protein has protein sequence MRWILKDEYDVVVVGAGPAGSMASYYASKNGVKTLLVEKSQEIGEPVRCAEAIPKLEEFNIPLSEEFVRSYIKGGYLIAPNGKKVEIRGSKTEGYVVERKIFDKYLAIRSAKVGTKIAVKSRVVDLYPYKDGFKVKVIHLGEEYTVKTKIVIAADGMESSVAEMVGLRCKKNPMEVCSCAEYEMTGVKLLDKHMMEFYFGDLSPKGYAWIFPKGDTANVGLGVIDKSKKAIDYLNEFLEHPILEDRLKDATPVEFKCGGVPVGGPIERTVDDNIMVVGDAAGQVSPLTGGGIYLAMSCGSIAGEVASKAVKKEDYSKETLMEYERRWKKKFYNTLMTELKYKNILQKLNEEDLNIIAEVIDDKLEDIDVKKIIFKVIKKAPSLLKYFKDIIG, from the coding sequence ATGAGGTGGATATTGAAAGATGAATACGATGTTGTAGTCGTAGGTGCAGGGCCTGCAGGAAGTATGGCATCCTATTACGCCTCTAAAAATGGAGTAAAAACATTACTTGTGGAGAAATCCCAGGAAATAGGGGAACCTGTAAGGTGTGCAGAGGCTATACCAAAGTTGGAGGAGTTCAACATACCTCTCAGTGAAGAATTTGTAAGAAGTTATATAAAGGGAGGTTATCTCATAGCACCTAACGGGAAGAAGGTAGAGATTAGAGGGAGTAAGACAGAGGGATACGTTGTAGAGAGGAAGATATTCGATAAGTACCTAGCTATAAGGAGTGCAAAGGTTGGAACCAAGATAGCAGTTAAAAGTAGGGTGGTAGATCTATATCCATACAAAGATGGGTTTAAAGTTAAAGTTATCCATCTGGGGGAGGAATATACTGTAAAGACTAAAATAGTAATTGCTGCAGATGGGATGGAAAGTTCTGTAGCGGAGATGGTAGGTTTAAGGTGTAAAAAAAACCCCATGGAGGTATGCTCTTGTGCAGAATACGAGATGACAGGGGTTAAACTCCTAGACAAACATATGATGGAATTCTACTTTGGAGATCTAAGTCCAAAGGGATACGCCTGGATATTCCCAAAGGGAGATACCGCAAATGTGGGTTTAGGTGTAATAGATAAAAGTAAAAAGGCTATAGACTATCTAAACGAGTTCTTGGAACATCCTATACTGGAAGATAGGTTAAAGGATGCAACACCTGTAGAGTTTAAATGTGGTGGTGTCCCAGTTGGAGGTCCTATAGAAAGAACTGTAGATGATAACATTATGGTGGTTGGAGACGCCGCTGGACAGGTGAGTCCCCTAACAGGTGGAGGTATATATTTAGCTATGAGTTGTGGTTCCATAGCTGGGGAGGTGGCAAGTAAGGCTGTTAAGAAAGAGGATTACTCCAAAGAAACCCTTATGGAATATGAGAGGAGATGGAAGAAAAAGTTCTACAACACCTTAATGACAGAACTTAAGTATAAAAATATCCTACAGAAGTTAAATGAGGAAGATTTAAATATCATAGCCGAGGTTATAGACGATAAGTTAGAGGATATAGATGTAAAAAAGATAATATTTAAGGTCATAAAGAAAGCCCCTTCACTTTTAAAGTACTTCAAGGATATAATAGGATAA
- a CDS encoding molybdopterin biosynthesis protein, translating into MKRFLKLSSVEEGKRIVKKFLDKIGWEEIDLLEAVNRTLAEDVVAEIDVPPFDRALMDGYAVRSEDTYMADEDNPVILKVVGRIRAGDTPNIQVKSGEAVEIATGAPIPKGCDAVIMVEYTEKEGDTVKIYQGVAPHENIQYCGSDIMAGELVLRKDTVLSPRDIGALAAIGKKKIKVKRKLRVALISTGDELIDPGRPLGECKIYDVNTYTLAASIRERGWDFKFYGIVGDKEEDLVKTIKRAIEDNNDIVILSGGTSAGSSDLTANVIEKLGGEIYIHGMKIKPGKPTVIGSIPGKDGIPKLIVGLPGYPTSCLTVFNVLFEGEKRSIRGHFPLRYISAKGRVEYLPVSVVRSSKGYAVYPVLKGSGAITSLTYSDGYIVIEEGKEILEDEPVEVHLFGNIKFGLSIIGSHCIGVDIILRESNIYAKTINVGSIGGLLSIKRGEGDIAGIHLLGEDGEYNIPFLEKYKVRDAVLIRGYIRRQGFMVRRDLPLETLEDILKNIDRYRFINRNKGSGTRILFDKFLEERGIDKSKIKGYNIEAKTHSAVGMAVATGRVDIGVGIETVAEMYNLRFIPIGEEYYDFLIRSEKLEDENVIKFIETLKKVDLPFKKPLNCGEIIYRC; encoded by the coding sequence ATTAAAAGGTTCTTAAAACTCTCAAGTGTAGAGGAAGGAAAGAGGATAGTAAAAAAATTCTTAGATAAAATAGGATGGGAAGAGATAGATCTATTAGAGGCTGTAAACAGGACACTAGCAGAAGATGTTGTTGCAGAGATAGATGTACCTCCCTTTGACAGGGCCCTTATGGATGGTTATGCTGTGAGATCTGAAGACACCTATATGGCTGATGAAGATAACCCGGTGATACTTAAGGTTGTTGGGCGTATAAGGGCTGGAGATACTCCAAATATCCAGGTTAAAAGTGGAGAGGCTGTGGAGATAGCAACCGGGGCACCTATACCAAAGGGCTGTGATGCTGTGATTATGGTTGAATACACAGAGAAAGAAGGAGACACTGTAAAGATATACCAGGGCGTTGCACCTCATGAGAATATACAGTACTGTGGTAGCGACATCATGGCTGGAGAACTTGTCCTGAGAAAAGACACAGTACTATCTCCAAGGGATATTGGGGCATTAGCAGCTATAGGAAAGAAGAAGATAAAGGTTAAGAGGAAGTTGAGGGTGGCATTGATATCTACTGGAGATGAGTTGATAGATCCTGGAAGACCTCTGGGGGAGTGTAAGATATACGATGTTAATACTTACACCTTAGCAGCTTCTATAAGGGAGAGGGGTTGGGATTTCAAATTCTACGGCATCGTAGGAGATAAGGAAGAGGATCTTGTAAAAACTATTAAGAGGGCTATAGAAGATAACAACGATATAGTAATCCTAAGTGGTGGTACTTCTGCGGGAAGTAGTGATCTAACTGCTAATGTAATAGAAAAATTGGGAGGAGAGATATACATCCATGGAATGAAGATAAAACCTGGTAAGCCAACTGTAATAGGTAGCATACCTGGGAAGGATGGCATCCCTAAGCTGATCGTAGGTCTCCCAGGTTATCCCACATCCTGTTTAACAGTGTTTAATGTACTCTTTGAAGGGGAGAAGAGAAGTATAAGGGGACACTTTCCACTTAGATATATATCTGCAAAGGGAAGAGTAGAATATCTACCTGTATCTGTAGTTAGGAGTAGTAAAGGGTATGCTGTTTATCCAGTCCTCAAGGGTAGTGGAGCCATCACCTCCTTAACCTACAGTGATGGATATATTGTTATAGAAGAAGGTAAGGAGATACTGGAAGACGAACCTGTGGAGGTGCACCTCTTTGGAAATATAAAGTTTGGATTGAGTATTATAGGTAGTCACTGTATAGGTGTAGATATCATACTTAGGGAAAGCAACATCTATGCAAAGACTATCAATGTAGGTTCCATAGGAGGATTGTTGTCTATAAAGAGAGGTGAGGGAGACATTGCTGGAATACACCTACTTGGAGAGGATGGAGAGTACAATATCCCCTTCTTAGAGAAATACAAAGTTAGAGATGCTGTACTTATTAGAGGGTATATAAGGAGACAGGGTTTTATGGTTAGAAGGGACCTTCCCTTGGAAACCTTAGAGGATATCTTAAAAAACATTGATAGATACAGGTTTATAAACAGAAATAAGGGTTCAGGTACAAGGATACTCTTTGATAAGTTCTTAGAGGAGAGAGGTATTGACAAAAGTAAAATAAAAGGTTATAATATAGAGGCGAAAACCCACTCTGCAGTTGGAATGGCAGTTGCCACAGGTAGGGTAGATATAGGAGTAGGTATTGAAACTGTTGCAGAGATGTACAACTTAAGATTTATACCAATAGGTGAAGAGTACTATGATTTTCTTATTAGATCTGAAAAGTTGGAGGACGAAAATGTAATAAAATTTATTGAAACCTTGAAAAAGGTAGATCTACCCTTTAAAAAACCTTTAAACTGTGGAGAAATAATATACAGGTGTTAA